Below is a window of Rhizobium jaguaris DNA.
GTTTTCGGTGATCAGCGCCGAGACGACGGAGATGCCGACGCTCGAGCCGATGTTGCGCGAAAGGTTGTAGAGGCCGGTTCCCTCACCGCGCATGTGCGCCGGCAGTGTCGCAAAGGCGATCGTCGTCAGCGGCACGAAGAGGAAGCCGAGGCCCGCCCCCTGGACGAAGCCGACCGAAACCAGCGTCCATTGCGAAACATCGGGCGTCCAGCCGGTCATGTCGTACATCGCCCAGGCGGTCAGGGCGAGCCCGATGAACAGCAGCCAGCGTGTGTCCACTTTCCCGATCAGCCGGCCGACCAAGAACATGCACACCATCGTGCCGACGCCGCGCGGGCCCATGACGATACCGGCGGTAACGACCGGATAGCCCATCAAAGTCTGCAGGTAGGGTGTCATCAGCGCCAGCGAGGCCAGATAGGTGACGCCGACGATGAAGATGAACAGCATGCTGACGGTGAAATTCTGGTCCAGAAACAATCTCGGATTCACGAAGGAACGTTCCGCCGTGAATGTATGGACCAGGAAGAGATAGAAGGCGGCGGCGCAAACCAAGGCCTCGATGATGATCTCTCCGGAGTAGAACCAGTCCAGTTGCTCGCCGCGGTCGAGGAAAAGCTGCAGCGCGGCAATGGCGATCGACAGCATGCCGAAGCCGAAGAGATCGAGCTTGGCGAGCGCATCCCGCTTGGTTTCCATCACATAGACAACGATGCCGGCGAAGGCGAGCGCGCCGATCGGCACGTTGATGTAGAACACCCATCGCCAGGTCATGTTGTCCGTCAGCCAGCCGCCGATGACCGGTCCGAGCACCGGACCGACCATGACCGAGACGCCGAACAGCGCCATAGCCTTGCCCCGCTCCTCGACATTGTAGATATCAAGAAGAATGCCTTGCGACAGCGGCACGAGCGCTGCGCCGAACAAGCCCTGCAGCAGACGGAACCCGACGATCTGGTTCAACGACTGCGCTAGGCCGCACAGCACGGAGGCGGCGACGAAGCCCGCGATCGCAACCAGCAGCACGCGCTTGCGGCCGAACTTGGCCGACAGAAAGCCCGACGGCGGCGTCATGATCGCAGCAGCGACGATATAGGATGTCAGAACCCAGTTGATCTGGTCGGCACTGGCTGAAACGTCGCCCTGAATATGGGGCAGAGCGACGTTGGCGATGGTTGTGTCCAGCGCCTGCATGATAACGGCCAGGATGACGCAGGCGGTGATAGCACCGCGGTTGGCGATCGGGCCTGTGGATGAAGCTGCGGCAGCGTTACTCATTGTCCTGACCGTGGGATTTACCCAGCAGACCTGCGACGGCATCGGGCAGACCGCGGGCGTGACCGGTATCGACATCGGCGACGACACTCATGCCCATGCGCAGCGGCGGCTTGCCGTTCATGTCGTCGATGCTGATCTTCATCGGAATGCGCTGCACGACCTTCACCCAGTTACCCGTGGTGTTCTGCGCCGGCAGCAGCGAGAAGCTGGCGCCTGAGGCCGGCGCGATGCTCGAGACCGTTCCCTTCCAAGTCACGCCGGGATAGGCATCGACGGAGATCGAAATCTTCTGGCCAGGGCGGACATAGGTCAGCTCGGTTTCTTTCGGGCTGGCGCTGATCCACATATTGGTGGTGGAAACCAGCGAGAAACCCTGTTGCGCGGCGCTCAGATAGGCACCGACCTGTAGCGAAGGCACGTTGGCGGTAATGCCGTCGAACGGTGCGCGCACGATCGTATCGTCAAGTTCGCGCTGTGCATTGTCGACGGCTGCCTTGGCCTGCAAATAAAGCGGATTCTGCTCGACCGGCTGGTCGGCATCGCCGCCGAGCTGGGCGAGTGTCGTTGCCGCCTGCGCCTGCGCGACGGCGACCTTCTGCTGAGCTGCTTCGAGATTGTGTTTGGCCTGATCATAGGCAGCCTTGGAGGCGACCGAGCTGTTGATCAGGTTTTGCTGACGGTCATATTCGGTCTGGTAATAGGGAATATCCGCCTGCGCCTGCTCGATTTCGGCGAGCGCCTGCTTATAGCTCGCCTGCAGGTTCAGGATTTGGTTGCGGGCGGCGCCGAGCTGTGCCTGCGCGCCTTCCAGCGCAATGCGGAACGAATCGGGCTTCAGGCGGAAGAGCACCTGCCCTTTCTTCACCACCTCGTTGTCATGCACATCGACCGAAATCACCGTGCCGGAAACATCGGTCGAAACGCCGACCATATCGGCCTGAATATAAGCATTGTCCGTGGACATGATCTGCCCGCCGGTGACGTAATAATAACCGCCTATGACGAGGGCGACCGGCAGCAGCGCGAAGAGGACCGGCCGCGTCGGGCTGCGGCGCTTGCGCGGTTTCTCGTGCGTTGCCACCGGAGCGGCGGCACCGGCCGCGGCGGGCGCAGGCGCAGGGTTGGAAGACGGTGCTTCTGCAACTGCGCCTTGGTTCTGTTCGATTGTGGTCTGTTCGTCGGCGGAATTTGCGTTTGCAGGTACGCGAAGCGAAGAGGATGCGTCAGCCATGATTTGTCTCTTTGTCGGCCACCGTCGCGCGGCAGGCCTGGACCAGGTTCGTTTTCATAAGGGTAAGCAACTGATAAAGGCGCTCGTGATCTTCGGAAGAGACCCCATTCAACGCCTCCTTGCGGGTTTGGTCGCCTATGCTGCGCATGGTGTCGAGCAAAGGCCGAGCCTCCTCGCGCATATAAAGTAGCCAGCTTCGGCGATCGCTCGGATGCTGACGACGCTCGACCAGGCCGCGTTCGGCCAGCTTGTCGAGGATGCGCACCAGCGTGATCGGCTCGATTTCCAAGATTTCGGCAAGGCCCGCCTGATGGATCCCCTCATTGTTCGAGAGATAGGCGAGCGTTTGCCACTGCGAACGCGTCAACCCCATATCTTTGGCGCGCTGCTCGAACCGCTTCCGAAGAAGCCGGGCAACGTCATGCAGGAGAAAGCCAAGGGTCGGTGTCGCGTTCATGATATAAGAAGCCTGCTATTCATAAGCAACCTTATAATACCGTCACGTATAGTAAGTGAGCATGCGATACAAGAGGCCAAAGGACGATCTTGTGCGGATCGTCAAAAATGTCGCAGGGGTGTCGCAAAGATGTCGCAGTGGCGTGGGGATGTGCGGGAGGTGGCCGGACGCGGGCTTGAAGGTGGAGATCACCCTATAAACCGGACAAGCTCTGAATTCACAGACCAGCGACCGTTATGTGTTCAGGTGAACGCACGGAGCGCTAACGGGAAAGTGTGTTTTCCATCGCATGCCGGATGGTGATCAGCACGATCAGCGCCACGTAGATCACCGCGTTGATCGCTGCGAAGATAAAGAGGCCTTGAGCAGCTTTCCGATCCACGGCGAAGGCCATTGCCAGCGCGGAGGCAAGGCTGAGCACGATATAAGGCGCAACGACGCGTAGCGGCAGCGCTCGTGTCACCGTCTCCGTCTGCGTCACGCGGAAATCGCTTGGAGAATGCTTGACATGATCACGAATCGCAGCTGCGGAGCCCATCAACGACCAGGGCCAGCGCAGCAGCAGAAGCGCTATGTTCTCCCAGCTCACGATCTTGGCGTTGGCGGGCCGGAATGTACCGGTCGCGCGCCAGACAAAGGCCAATGCGATCAACGCGCCGACGATCGGCAGGAAATGCAGCAGGAAGGCGGGATAGGCGACATCGACAAAACTATGGCCTGTCAGGAGCGTTATGATCGGCAGCGTGAAGATGGCAGCCAGGCTTAAAGAGAATAGCGGATACCAAAGCTGAGAGAACAGAAACTGGAATTTCAACCATCCGGGCAGTTTCTGCAGATCGGTCCGTGAATATTGCAGCAGGGCCGTCGCTTGGCTGCGTGACCGGTCGAATTCCTGTGCCATGGCCCCGGCGAAAGTCGCCGGACCGTCGCCATGGGTGATCGCATCCAGTGCATGCACACCGCGCCAGCCGCCGGCATTCATCGCAAGTGATGTCGAATGATCGTCAGCTAGCTCGGGCCCGGGCCCACCAGTCTCTTTCAAAGCCGCGGTGCGCACGGCGCAATGCGTGCCGATGCAGAGCGGTGCCCAGCCATTGTTATAGCCGGCCTGTAGCAAGCCTCGAACGCCGGCTTCGGCATAAAGCTTGCCCCTTGCCGCCCAGCTCGACACGGCATTGGCGTCAGGGATGCCCGGCGCCGAGACATAACCGATACTGGGATCCCGGAATGGTCGAATCATTTCGCGCAGATACGTTTTGTCCGGCACCTGGCCAGCATCGAGTTGCACGACGAAATCATATCGCTTGTAGCCGAAGCGATCGTAGAAAGACGTGAGAATGGCCTCCCTGCAAGGCGATGGAGCCTCGACGCCTTTGGACGCCGTGGAGGTGAAGACGCCATGCTCCATGCACCATTTCATCATTTCCAGATCGGGATTCTCGTCGGTCAACCAGACATCGAAGTCGCAGCCGATCTGATCGAGCACCGCCCGCAATGTCGCCTGCACAACGGGAAGGGGTCATGAGATCCTCTGGTGACGACCACAGCGATGCGCCCTGAAGGCAAAGGCCCACCACCCCGCGGCATCCGTCGCGCATCATGGATGATGAAGATGAAATAGGCCGGCAGACCGGTGATCCAGGCCAGGAGCAGCGTCACCAGCAGATAGGATGGCCAGCCGATGACGTGATCGCCGCGGAGCCACCAAAGCCAGAAGAAGGTCATGGCCGCGGTCCAGAGGGCTATACCGCTCAGATTGGCGAAGCGCGCCCTGCCCTCGAATACCCGCTCCGTTGCCGGACCAATATCGGTTGGTTTGACGGACGGCTGACGCATGGCGCTGATGCCGATTGCAGCAGCCTTGGCGGCGCGGGTCTTGCTCATGGCGTCACCTCCAGACCAAATGAGAGTGTGGTGGTGCTCCACCGCTGACAAAAGCCACTTCAGTGACGCGGAGGGACGGATGGCAACCCTTTCGAGGAGTAGGGATCGCCATCCACGGGAATAAATTTACGCACAACACCTCCCCTGCCCTTACTCAACTAACGGTTCTTATGGAGCCGCCTGCTGTACTGAAAATACATTGATTGAGAAGAGTAACGTAAATTTATTTGCAGTAATAATTCGTGTAAAACTCCAATTTTTCTCAATATCGAATCGGGTATTAACTTGGTTTATGAGCTGATGATAAAACGACTTTACGCTACGTCAACGGAAATTTGATGAATGATTAGGCAAAGTATACTAAATAGCTATTTCTCAGGCGATGTATTGGCCTTTTAGTGCAGGGAATGTAGTCCACTTTCATGAGCGGCCTGCGTGGCAGGGTTAACGCAAATGCGGCGGAGATAGCGCGGCAGGCAATCGCCCTCGGTCAGATCTCCGGCGATGCGGTGCGGCAAGATATCCGGCCCGAACCGGACAAACAGAAAACGGCCGCCCACGATGTCGCGAACGGCCGTCCCCTCTCAATTCCTATATGTGGATCAGTTTCGCCAACGACGTGACGGATCGCGATCCAGCCCGTTGTCCGAGTTGAAGAAGCGTGAGGCCGCTTCCGTTCGATTGCGGACATTCATTTTTTTGTAGATGTTGCGGAC
It encodes the following:
- a CDS encoding glycosyltransferase, whose protein sequence is MLDQIGCDFDVWLTDENPDLEMMKWCMEHGVFTSTASKGVEAPSPCREAILTSFYDRFGYKRYDFVVQLDAGQVPDKTYLREMIRPFRDPSIGYVSAPGIPDANAVSSWAARGKLYAEAGVRGLLQAGYNNGWAPLCIGTHCAVRTAALKETGGPGPELADDHSTSLAMNAGGWRGVHALDAITHGDGPATFAGAMAQEFDRSRSQATALLQYSRTDLQKLPGWLKFQFLFSQLWYPLFSLSLAAIFTLPIITLLTGHSFVDVAYPAFLLHFLPIVGALIALAFVWRATGTFRPANAKIVSWENIALLLLRWPWSLMGSAAAIRDHVKHSPSDFRVTQTETVTRALPLRVVAPYIVLSLASALAMAFAVDRKAAQGLFIFAAINAVIYVALIVLITIRHAMENTLSR
- a CDS encoding DHA2 family efflux MFS transporter permease subunit, whose translation is MSNAAAASSTGPIANRGAITACVILAVIMQALDTTIANVALPHIQGDVSASADQINWVLTSYIVAAAIMTPPSGFLSAKFGRKRVLLVAIAGFVAASVLCGLAQSLNQIVGFRLLQGLFGAALVPLSQGILLDIYNVEERGKAMALFGVSVMVGPVLGPVIGGWLTDNMTWRWVFYINVPIGALAFAGIVVYVMETKRDALAKLDLFGFGMLSIAIAALQLFLDRGEQLDWFYSGEIIIEALVCAAAFYLFLVHTFTAERSFVNPRLFLDQNFTVSMLFIFIVGVTYLASLALMTPYLQTLMGYPVVTAGIVMGPRGVGTMVCMFLVGRLIGKVDTRWLLFIGLALTAWAMYDMTGWTPDVSQWTLVSVGFVQGAGLGFLFVPLTTIAFATLPAHMRGEGTGLYNLSRNIGSSVGISVVSALITENTQVNHSTIAAYVTPFNHAFDATVAQTVSPLTLAGRAALDGMITTQATIIAYMDDFKLLMLMSICAMPLLVLLRKPKAPPAVDHSIAME
- a CDS encoding HlyD family secretion protein — protein: MADASSSLRVPANANSADEQTTIEQNQGAVAEAPSSNPAPAPAAAGAAAPVATHEKPRKRRSPTRPVLFALLPVALVIGGYYYVTGGQIMSTDNAYIQADMVGVSTDVSGTVISVDVHDNEVVKKGQVLFRLKPDSFRIALEGAQAQLGAARNQILNLQASYKQALAEIEQAQADIPYYQTEYDRQQNLINSSVASKAAYDQAKHNLEAAQQKVAVAQAQAATTLAQLGGDADQPVEQNPLYLQAKAAVDNAQRELDDTIVRAPFDGITANVPSLQVGAYLSAAQQGFSLVSTTNMWISASPKETELTYVRPGQKISISVDAYPGVTWKGTVSSIAPASGASFSLLPAQNTTGNWVKVVQRIPMKISIDDMNGKPPLRMGMSVVADVDTGHARGLPDAVAGLLGKSHGQDNE
- a CDS encoding MarR family winged helix-turn-helix transcriptional regulator, translating into MNATPTLGFLLHDVARLLRKRFEQRAKDMGLTRSQWQTLAYLSNNEGIHQAGLAEILEIEPITLVRILDKLAERGLVERRQHPSDRRSWLLYMREEARPLLDTMRSIGDQTRKEALNGVSSEDHERLYQLLTLMKTNLVQACRATVADKETNHG